From Amycolatopsis sp. cg9, one genomic window encodes:
- a CDS encoding DUF5937 family protein gives MLDLAFSTEDLAHTRFAFSPAWEIVASVRVLNQPGAHALHLPWVKRATAALDGAGLDIGLLRDLVPLRHLPGFLAGTPATPLPDLADELADLRDVPARLVRRELDAMAGPRSPALNRFHRDPEAGLERLATVMERYWDLVLAPDWPRIRALLEADVLHRSRLLAQGGAAELFNDLTPLVRWEGGTLTVAHRHLHAAVPLDGRGLVLVPSAFVWPRVFSKTDPRWQPVLRYPPRGIATLWETGTAAAPAALAGVVGRGRAMLLTELAAPASTAELARRTGLSAGAVSQHLGALKAAGLVSGHRAGRHVLYARTRAAEVLVGGVPEVDC, from the coding sequence GTGCTCGATCTGGCATTCTCCACAGAGGACCTGGCGCACACCCGGTTCGCGTTCTCCCCGGCGTGGGAGATAGTCGCGAGCGTCCGGGTCCTCAACCAGCCGGGCGCGCACGCGCTGCACCTGCCGTGGGTCAAGCGCGCCACCGCGGCGCTCGACGGGGCCGGCCTGGACATCGGGCTGCTGCGCGACCTCGTCCCGCTGCGGCACCTGCCCGGCTTCCTGGCCGGCACGCCCGCGACACCCCTGCCCGACCTGGCCGACGAGCTCGCCGACCTGCGCGACGTCCCCGCCCGCCTGGTCCGGCGCGAGCTGGACGCGATGGCCGGGCCGCGGTCGCCGGCGCTGAACCGCTTCCACCGCGACCCCGAGGCCGGCCTCGAGCGGCTCGCCACGGTCATGGAGCGGTACTGGGACCTCGTGCTGGCGCCCGACTGGCCGCGGATCCGGGCGCTGCTCGAAGCCGACGTGCTGCACCGCTCGCGGCTGCTCGCCCAGGGCGGGGCGGCCGAGCTGTTCAACGACCTCACCCCGCTGGTCCGCTGGGAGGGCGGCACGCTCACGGTCGCGCACCGCCACCTGCACGCCGCCGTACCGCTGGACGGGCGTGGGCTCGTGCTCGTGCCGTCGGCGTTCGTCTGGCCGCGGGTGTTCTCCAAGACCGACCCGCGGTGGCAGCCGGTGCTGCGCTACCCGCCGCGCGGGATCGCGACGCTGTGGGAGACCGGCACGGCCGCCGCGCCCGCCGCGCTGGCCGGGGTCGTCGGCCGCGGCCGGGCGATGCTGCTGACCGAGCTCGCCGCGCCGGCGTCGACCGCGGAGCTGGCCCGCCGGACCGGGCTGAGCGCCGGGGCGGTGTCCCAGCACCTCGGCGCCCTCAAGGCCGCGGGCCTGGTCAGCGGCCACCGTGCCGGACGTCACGTGCTCTACGCACGCACCCGGGCGGCGGAAGTCCTGGTCGGCGGCGTGCCGGAAGTGGACTGCTGA
- the pdxS gene encoding pyridoxal 5'-phosphate synthase lyase subunit PdxS, with protein MSEQQTTPSGTVQSVTGTAKVKRGMAEMLKGGVIMDVVTADQAKIAEDAGAVAVMALERVPADIRAQGGVARMSDPDLIDGIIEAVSIPVMAKARIGHFVEAQVLQSLGVDYIDESEVLTPADYANHIDKWAFTVPFVCGATNLGEALRRITEGAAMIRSKGEAGTGDVSNATTHMRQIRAEIRKLTSLPEDELFVAAKELQAPYELVREVARAGKLPVVLFTAGGIATPADAAMMMQLGAEGVFVGSGIFKSGNPAQRAEAIVKATTFYDDPDVLAKVSRGLGEAMVGINVEELPEPHRLAERGW; from the coding sequence GTGTCCGAGCAGCAGACCACCCCCAGTGGCACCGTCCAGTCCGTCACCGGCACCGCCAAGGTGAAGCGCGGCATGGCCGAGATGCTCAAGGGCGGCGTGATCATGGACGTGGTCACCGCCGACCAGGCCAAGATCGCCGAAGACGCCGGCGCGGTCGCGGTGATGGCGCTCGAGCGCGTGCCCGCCGACATCCGCGCCCAGGGCGGCGTCGCCCGGATGAGCGACCCCGACCTCATCGACGGCATCATCGAGGCCGTTTCGATCCCGGTCATGGCGAAGGCCCGCATCGGCCACTTCGTCGAGGCGCAGGTCCTGCAGTCCCTCGGCGTCGACTACATCGACGAGTCCGAGGTCCTGACCCCGGCCGACTACGCCAACCACATCGACAAGTGGGCGTTCACCGTCCCCTTCGTCTGCGGCGCGACCAACCTCGGCGAGGCCCTGCGCCGGATCACCGAGGGCGCGGCCATGATCCGCTCCAAGGGCGAGGCCGGCACCGGCGACGTCTCCAACGCCACCACGCACATGCGGCAGATCCGCGCCGAGATCCGGAAGCTGACCTCGCTGCCCGAGGACGAGCTGTTCGTCGCGGCCAAGGAGCTGCAGGCGCCGTACGAGCTGGTGCGCGAGGTCGCGCGGGCCGGCAAGCTCCCGGTGGTCCTGTTCACGGCGGGCGGCATCGCCACCCCGGCCGACGCGGCGATGATGATGCAGCTCGGCGCCGAGGGCGTCTTCGTCGGCTCGGGGATCTTCAAGTCCGGCAACCCGGCCCAGCGCGCCGAGGCGATCGTCAAGGCGACGACGTTCTACGACGACCCGGACGTGCTGGCGAAGGTGTCGCGCGGGTTGGGTGAGGCGATGGTGGGCATCAACGTGGAGGAGCTCCCGGAGCCGCACCGCTTGGCCGAGCGCGGCTGGTGA
- a CDS encoding toll/interleukin-1 receptor domain-containing protein: MGADLFISYARTSDPHREWVRLLAAHVKALGYDVLVDADVDYGDSLTGFMRRVTEAAHVLLIVDENYVERADTLPTSGVGTENRWISEVYGDRPPTWLSVLFKDNLGKRLPAWLADKEPKGFPFDHDESTDNFPGSEQVEDLWRWIEGLPANRDNATPIATLRERAARLERHALRCDLSQYRSPALTGRTCFRFADASEKVFRWGLGTAEFAFSVSGCGADSIYVYKDPIKAVGVVRSAEFDDSDLAQHLTPGRTIVARVGQIVVLMNNDGKLAVVEILDVQREQTEGPYIAPHVTFTWRVVEVS; encoded by the coding sequence TTGGGCGCGGATCTGTTCATTTCGTACGCGCGGACCTCGGACCCGCACCGGGAGTGGGTACGCCTGCTCGCCGCCCACGTGAAGGCGCTGGGGTACGACGTCCTCGTCGACGCCGACGTCGACTACGGCGACAGCCTGACCGGTTTCATGCGGCGCGTCACCGAAGCCGCGCATGTGCTCCTGATTGTCGATGAAAACTACGTCGAACGCGCGGACACCCTGCCGACTTCCGGCGTCGGAACGGAGAATCGCTGGATCTCCGAGGTCTACGGCGACCGTCCACCGACATGGCTCTCCGTGCTGTTCAAGGACAACCTCGGCAAGCGGCTTCCCGCTTGGCTGGCGGACAAAGAACCGAAGGGGTTCCCGTTCGACCACGATGAGTCGACGGACAACTTCCCCGGCTCGGAACAGGTCGAAGACCTCTGGCGCTGGATCGAGGGACTGCCGGCGAACCGCGACAACGCTACGCCGATCGCCACTCTGCGCGAGCGTGCGGCGCGCCTTGAGAGACATGCGCTGAGGTGCGACCTCTCGCAGTACCGGAGCCCTGCGCTAACGGGACGGACCTGCTTCAGGTTCGCCGACGCGTCCGAGAAGGTGTTCCGCTGGGGCCTGGGCACAGCTGAATTCGCCTTCAGCGTCAGCGGATGCGGGGCCGACTCGATCTATGTGTACAAAGACCCGATCAAGGCCGTGGGGGTGGTCAGATCCGCGGAATTCGACGATTCGGACTTGGCGCAGCACCTCACGCCGGGACGCACTATCGTCGCCCGAGTCGGGCAGATCGTGGTCCTCATGAACAACGACGGCAAGCTTGCTGTGGTCGAAATCCTGGACGTGCAGCGAGAGCAGACCGAAGGCCCCTACATCGCGCCGCACGTCACCTTCACCTGGCGAGTCGTCGAGGTCTCGTAG
- a CDS encoding helix-turn-helix domain-containing protein, which yields MAPAPTGAPLDIIAASLRRERTRAGLSLTEVAKRAGLAKSTLSQLESGTGNPSVETLWALGVALDVPFSRLVEPERPKVRVVRAGKGPTVFAEHADYACTLLSACPTGARRDIYVVRGEPGTPRRSDPHMTGVVEHIVLCAGRARVGVSDEPEELLPGDYISYPGDVPHIFEALEPGTYGVEISEYV from the coding sequence ATGGCACCAGCACCCACGGGCGCACCCCTCGACATCATCGCCGCGTCGCTGCGCCGCGAGCGCACCCGCGCCGGGTTGTCCCTGACCGAGGTCGCGAAGCGCGCCGGCCTGGCCAAGTCGACGCTGTCGCAGCTCGAATCCGGCACCGGCAACCCCAGCGTCGAGACGCTGTGGGCCCTCGGCGTCGCCCTCGACGTGCCGTTTTCCCGGCTGGTCGAGCCGGAGCGCCCGAAGGTGCGGGTGGTCCGCGCGGGCAAGGGCCCGACGGTGTTCGCCGAGCACGCCGACTACGCGTGCACGCTCCTCTCGGCGTGCCCCACCGGCGCCCGCCGCGACATCTACGTCGTCCGCGGCGAACCGGGCACCCCGAGGCGCTCCGACCCGCACATGACGGGGGTGGTCGAGCACATCGTGCTCTGCGCGGGCCGGGCGCGCGTCGGGGTGTCGGACGAGCCGGAGGAGCTCCTGCCCGGGGACTACATTTCTTACCCGGGGGACGTGCCGCACATCTTCGAAGCCCTGGAGCCGGGGACGTACGGCGTCGAGATCTCGGAGTACGTCTAG
- a CDS encoding AzlC family ABC transporter permease, with the protein MRSMWRTLDRGLARDIGLVCVADCLVGVSYGAIAVSSGFPLWLPMLMSLLVFAGASQFMFIGIVAAGGNPFAAVLAGLLANARHLPFGFAIGDVLGKRWPGRLVGSHLMIDESVAFALAQREAHQRRAAYWVCGIGLFACWNLGVVAGAFAGTAISDTDVFGLDAAFPAVLLALVLPALRDRAARLPVLAGVVVALAATPFLPAGLPVLLALAGVLAGVAAKEPELQEAR; encoded by the coding sequence ATGCGTTCGATGTGGCGAACACTCGACCGGGGCCTCGCCCGGGACATCGGCCTGGTCTGCGTCGCCGATTGTCTCGTGGGCGTGTCCTACGGTGCCATCGCGGTGAGTTCGGGCTTCCCGCTGTGGCTGCCGATGCTGATGTCGCTCCTGGTGTTCGCCGGGGCGTCCCAGTTCATGTTCATCGGGATCGTGGCGGCCGGCGGCAACCCGTTCGCCGCCGTGCTGGCCGGGCTGCTGGCCAACGCGCGGCACCTGCCGTTCGGGTTCGCGATCGGGGACGTCCTGGGCAAGCGGTGGCCCGGCCGGCTCGTGGGCAGCCACCTGATGATCGACGAATCCGTCGCGTTCGCGCTGGCCCAGCGCGAGGCGCACCAGCGCCGGGCGGCCTACTGGGTGTGCGGGATCGGCCTGTTCGCCTGCTGGAACCTCGGCGTGGTCGCGGGCGCGTTCGCGGGCACGGCGATCAGCGACACCGACGTCTTCGGCCTGGACGCGGCGTTCCCGGCGGTGCTGCTGGCGCTGGTCCTGCCGGCGTTGCGCGACCGGGCGGCGCGGCTGCCGGTGCTGGCCGGGGTGGTGGTCGCGCTGGCCGCCACGCCGTTCCTGCCCGCGGGGCTGCCGGTGCTGCTGGCGCTGGCGGGGGTCCTGGCCGGCGTCGCCGCCAAAGAGCCCGAGCTGCAGGAGGCGCGCTGA
- a CDS encoding AzlD domain-containing protein, giving the protein MDGVELLAGTVVLALGTFAFRFAGPVLRSRVKLSPKAQRLMALAAVVLLAALVAVSALTEGHGFAGFARPAGVLVAGVLAWRKAPFALVVVAAAATAALLRLAGIP; this is encoded by the coding sequence ATGGACGGCGTGGAGCTGCTGGCCGGCACGGTGGTGCTGGCGCTGGGGACGTTCGCCTTCCGGTTCGCCGGGCCGGTGCTGCGCAGCCGGGTGAAGCTGTCGCCGAAGGCCCAGCGGCTGATGGCGCTGGCGGCGGTGGTGCTGCTCGCGGCGCTGGTCGCGGTCAGCGCGCTGACCGAAGGGCACGGGTTCGCGGGCTTCGCCCGGCCGGCCGGGGTGCTCGTGGCAGGGGTGCTGGCGTGGCGGAAGGCGCCGTTCGCGCTGGTGGTCGTCGCGGCCGCGGCGACGGCGGCCCTCCTGCGCCTGGCCGGGATCCCCTGA
- the pdxT gene encoding pyridoxal 5'-phosphate synthase glutaminase subunit PdxT, giving the protein MSSEPVIGVLAMQGAVREHVAMLAEAGARAVPVRRAAELSEVDGLVLPGGESTTMSRLLETFELLEPLRARIAEGMPAFGSCAGMILLARQTLDGRPDQQQLGGLDVVVRRNAFGRQVDSFEADLDFAEVEGGPVRAVFIRAPWVEKAGDGVEVLATVSGVPGVADETARIVAVRQGAVLATAFHPELTPDVRVHRLFVDLVRKAA; this is encoded by the coding sequence GTGTCGTCGGAACCGGTCATCGGTGTGCTCGCCATGCAGGGTGCCGTGCGCGAGCACGTCGCCATGCTGGCCGAAGCCGGGGCGCGGGCCGTGCCCGTGCGCCGCGCCGCCGAGCTGTCCGAAGTGGACGGTCTGGTGTTGCCCGGTGGCGAGTCGACCACGATGTCGCGGCTGCTGGAGACGTTCGAGCTGCTCGAGCCGCTGCGCGCGCGGATCGCCGAGGGCATGCCCGCCTTCGGCTCGTGCGCGGGGATGATCCTGCTGGCGCGGCAGACCCTCGACGGGCGGCCCGACCAGCAGCAGCTCGGCGGGCTCGACGTCGTCGTCCGGCGCAACGCCTTCGGCAGGCAGGTCGACTCCTTCGAGGCCGACCTCGACTTCGCCGAGGTCGAGGGCGGGCCGGTGCGCGCGGTGTTCATCCGGGCGCCGTGGGTCGAGAAGGCCGGGGACGGCGTCGAGGTGCTGGCCACGGTCAGCGGCGTGCCCGGCGTGGCGGACGAGACCGCTAGGATCGTCGCGGTCCGGCAAGGGGCGGTGCTGGCGACCGCGTTCCACCCGGAACTGACGCCCGACGTGCGGGTGCACCGGCTGTTCGTCGACCTCGTGCGGAAGGCAGCCTGA
- a CDS encoding YebC/PmpR family DNA-binding transcriptional regulator, which yields MSGHSKWATTKHKKANLDAKRGKLFARLIKNIEVAARTGTGGGDPDGNPTLYDAIQKAKKNSVPQDNIERARKRGAGEEAGGADWQNITYEGYGPNGVAVLIECLTDNKNRAAMEVRTALTRNNGSLADPGSVAYMFTRKGVVIMPKGDATEDDVLMAVLDAGAEEVNDLDESFEIVSEGGDLVPVRKALQEAGFEYESAELTFLPSVSVPLDADGAKKVFKLIDALEDCDDVQNVYANFDVSDEVLAEVG from the coding sequence ATGAGCGGCCACTCCAAGTGGGCCACCACGAAGCACAAGAAGGCCAACCTCGACGCGAAGCGCGGCAAGCTCTTCGCGCGGTTGATCAAGAACATCGAGGTGGCCGCCCGCACGGGCACCGGTGGTGGCGACCCGGATGGCAACCCGACGCTCTACGACGCCATCCAGAAGGCGAAGAAGAACTCGGTCCCGCAGGACAACATCGAGCGCGCCCGCAAGCGCGGCGCCGGTGAAGAGGCGGGCGGCGCCGACTGGCAGAACATCACGTACGAGGGCTACGGCCCCAACGGTGTGGCCGTGCTGATCGAGTGCCTGACCGACAACAAGAACCGCGCCGCGATGGAGGTCCGCACCGCGCTCACGCGCAACAACGGCTCCCTCGCCGACCCGGGTTCGGTCGCCTACATGTTCACCCGCAAGGGTGTCGTGATCATGCCGAAGGGTGACGCGACCGAGGACGACGTCCTGATGGCGGTCCTGGACGCGGGCGCCGAAGAGGTCAACGACCTCGACGAGAGCTTCGAGATCGTCTCCGAGGGCGGCGACCTGGTCCCGGTGCGCAAGGCGCTGCAGGAGGCCGGCTTCGAGTACGAGTCGGCGGAACTGACGTTCCTCCCGTCGGTCAGCGTCCCCCTGGACGCCGACGGCGCGAAGAAGGTCTTCAAGCTCATCGACGCCCTCGAGGACTGCGACGACGTCCAGAACGTCTACGCGAACTTCGATGTGTCGGACGAGGTGCTCGCCGAAGTCGGCTGA
- a CDS encoding DUF4262 domain-containing protein, which translates to MCAVTSTTPAASADLAAELTPDEQRLVEWIEGQAKERGNAVVTVAADDEGAGYCFTACAWALHHVPEAVVIGLPDHMGAVLLDAYVDRAANGEIFEVGRRYDDFFDGVPVVLERVNKGHYPEYFGTAFLIYPDGDFPALQLIVATPEGKFPWHPDAPEGFARWQPVLTESGDPESWTPGVDGP; encoded by the coding sequence ATGTGCGCCGTGACCTCGACGACCCCCGCCGCCTCCGCCGATCTCGCCGCCGAACTGACGCCCGACGAACAGCGTCTGGTCGAATGGATCGAGGGGCAGGCGAAGGAACGCGGGAACGCCGTCGTCACCGTCGCCGCGGACGACGAGGGGGCCGGCTACTGCTTCACCGCCTGCGCGTGGGCGCTGCACCACGTGCCCGAGGCCGTCGTCATCGGGCTGCCGGACCACATGGGCGCGGTCCTGCTCGACGCCTACGTCGACCGCGCGGCCAACGGTGAGATCTTCGAGGTCGGCCGGCGCTACGACGACTTCTTCGACGGCGTCCCGGTCGTCCTCGAGCGGGTCAACAAGGGGCACTACCCCGAGTACTTCGGCACCGCGTTCCTCATCTACCCGGACGGCGACTTCCCGGCCCTGCAGCTGATCGTCGCGACGCCGGAGGGCAAGTTCCCCTGGCACCCGGACGCGCCCGAGGGCTTCGCGCGGTGGCAGCCGGTGCTGACCGAGAGCGGCGACCCCGAAAGCTGGACCCCCGGCGTCGACGGCCCTTAG
- a CDS encoding cupin domain-containing protein, with product MPEPSDFVTHLGLQPLPVEGGRWAQSWRSDTGSAIYYLLVAPEFSAPHRLDRVEVYAHHAGAPAAMLLLHPDGSVERPVLGTDVAAGERPQVVVPAGTWQATVTRGVWSLLGTVVVPPYTDDCVEFAAAADLALRYPEAAADLRKF from the coding sequence ATGCCGGAGCCGTCGGATTTCGTCACCCACCTGGGTCTTCAGCCGCTGCCCGTCGAAGGGGGGCGGTGGGCGCAGAGCTGGCGATCGGACACCGGGTCCGCGATCTACTACCTGCTCGTCGCGCCCGAGTTCTCCGCACCGCACCGGCTGGACCGGGTCGAGGTGTACGCGCACCACGCGGGGGCGCCGGCCGCGATGCTGCTGCTGCACCCGGACGGCTCGGTGGAGCGGCCGGTGCTGGGAACCGACGTCGCCGCCGGCGAGCGCCCGCAGGTGGTCGTGCCCGCCGGGACGTGGCAGGCGACCGTGACCCGGGGTGTGTGGAGCTTGCTGGGGACCGTCGTCGTGCCGCCCTACACCGACGACTGCGTGGAGTTCGCGGCCGCGGCGGACCTGGCGCTGCGGTACCCGGAAGCGGCCGCCGACCTGCGGAAGTTCTAA
- the ruvC gene encoding crossover junction endodeoxyribonuclease RuvC, translated as MRVLGVDPGLTRCGLGVVDGGKGRAVRCVAVDVVRTPPDADLAHRLLGISDEVERWLDKYKPAAVAVERVFAQHNVRTAMGTAQAGGVVALAAARRGLPVVFHTPSEVKAAVSGSGRADKAQVTAMVMRLLNLEVAPHPADAADALALAICHLWREPMRARLAEAEARAAEMARTHKARLAAAAKQAKNPGAAR; from the coding sequence GTGCGGGTGCTCGGGGTCGACCCCGGTCTGACCAGGTGCGGCCTGGGGGTGGTCGACGGCGGCAAGGGCCGGGCCGTCCGCTGCGTCGCCGTCGACGTGGTGCGGACGCCGCCCGACGCCGACCTGGCGCACCGGCTGCTCGGCATCTCCGACGAGGTCGAACGCTGGCTGGACAAGTACAAGCCGGCCGCCGTCGCGGTCGAGCGCGTGTTCGCCCAGCACAACGTCCGGACGGCGATGGGCACCGCGCAGGCGGGCGGGGTGGTCGCGCTCGCGGCCGCGCGCCGCGGCCTGCCCGTCGTGTTCCACACGCCCAGCGAGGTCAAGGCCGCCGTCAGCGGGTCGGGCCGCGCGGACAAGGCGCAGGTCACCGCCATGGTGATGCGGCTGCTCAACCTCGAAGTCGCCCCGCACCCCGCCGACGCCGCGGACGCCCTCGCGCTGGCCATCTGCCACCTCTGGCGGGAGCCGATGCGCGCGCGGCTCGCCGAGGCCGAAGCCCGCGCCGCCGAAATGGCCCGCACCCACAAGGCCCGCCTCGCCGCCGCGGCGAAGCAGGCGAAGAACCCAGGAGCAGCACGATGA